A window from Scleropages formosus chromosome 17, fSclFor1.1, whole genome shotgun sequence encodes these proteins:
- the dmxl1 gene encoding dmX-like protein 1 isoform X3 — protein MNLHQVLTGAVNPGDNCFAVGNINEEPFTAYASGCDIVVLGSDFERLQIIPGAKHGNIQVGCVDCSLQGGQIAASYGNVVCVFEPVPLSDPKEKTPPKLNYQWQKSGQFILDSAALNLAWDPSGTYLLTGSTSLQLWSIDRASVNSEAKESLSFEIPRSSWKCVWQCKTASPVHLIKFSPGGDFFATAGQDDCLVKVWYSTSRWQSGGATLFTPPEPFSHGEMDFSFIYLAHPRSVTGFSWRKTSKYMPRGSVCNVLLTCCKDSVCRLWAETLLPSDSVLSRPTRSYGNNAGVEAHRSAGITEKLSSNIQTQSRSTLELNLKDTWRGPERSLGQPAHTGFLPHQQDRHQAHRANMTLHANALCHFHIAASINPATDIPLLPSISSLSTADDDELGGPFTVHWLNNKELHLTLAMEVFLHQLRSTVEQQSQEQASQSDEEFRSDEDELPISPTKEKKGKGQGALMGIPLPAAAVDHQMALLLEEWNKGADMLFSIHPMDGSLLVWHVDWLDEYQPGMFRQVQVSFVSRIPVAFPTGDANSLSRSVVMYACNKNVDLAIQQGRQQGRHRPTRLPHSSSALISSGHSKNSGLRLSIFTPNVLMISKHADGSLNQWAVSFAEESAFSTVLSVSHKSRYCGHRFHLNGLACHSLLPLLLTTSHHNALRTPEVDHAQNGSFPGCPNRSSLEAVSQDPNAIYSELILWRVDPVGPLSFSGGVSELARINSLHASAFSNVAWLPILIPSHCLGVYGNSPSACFIASDGLSLRLYQAVIEAKKLLSELSNPEISKYVGEVFNIISLQSTARPGCIIALDAITDFQGKKTQLLHVFEEDLILSNETPDPSISTSGRIASGQSGFSARFFLVVMECTQSGRSLLHMWHLQLAAQQVIVDEPPVSSNRDSTNSSHFSFSPERLSTLKPVSSTSNLQTACRLQLVSHRVYSQELELPEGVEVIQVTPSAGHLSSSSLQPSSRAPYLLATSCSDHKVRFWRCRVELGDPAYVWEEWPLLVQAGLDSGSALNVPGRPLHVSCCHTGRVAVAYRRDPSTSLGLRDSSTLVSIFQCESTGGSQWLLEQTLSLEDTTPVHPDKVTNRHGVPVLHSNQEMIMQTEVSPESNTRSLVHLDWVSREDGSHILTVGNGSKLQMYGLLSGKPPELGLREGWREGSSQQNSSRLVLLRCVDLVSSVEGALPIPVSLSWVRNGILVVGMDCEMHVYSQWQPPALAKPPSVAGDVDTGSVISLIAAVRQGPEEAQTAPPPRRNLTRSMTSLAQKLSGKRTAYDLPPEMEDCGLFEAAHHLFPTLPQYHPVQLMELMDLGKVRRAKAILSHLVKCIAGEIVPLQDNSTSQERRLRSLSISASGSTARDPKLFNNTENPDYTEIDSIPPLPLYALLAADEDSSSKPKDKAPVTSMGSTARGSSEQTDTYNELFQDNSVVSELDPLDSDQEDSGPKVIDLSQYGPTFFGPEHTQVLSSHLLHSSLPGLTRMEQMSLMALADTIATTSTDIEESREKHKGGETLDECGLKFLLAVRLHTFLLTSLPPAHRARLLRQGLSTCHFAWAFHSEAEEELLNMLPALQKGEPTWPELRAMGVGWWLRSTSKLRRCIEKVAKATFQRNNDPLDAAIFYLALKKKAVVWGLYRSQKNAKMTAFFSNDFNEDRWRRAALKNAFALLGKQRFQHSAAFFLLAGSLKDAVEVCLEKMHDLQLALVISRLYESEFEASSTYKLILQRHVLGREAPTEIHQDPFLRSMAHWILEDYGLALDTLLVQPSPQSDMIPGSIAILSPGHPEVFNFYTYLRTHPLLLRRHFQSSESKSSSRVGLSAEGRLADSISLVERRLFFTAAYAHFQAGCPMLALEVLSKMPKVVRKSKLPLSQEDPVVSPGTRDSLLSADARQDRASDLDWSHPVVNGYESVSDGLSNSQSDSALSFDWSQPSLTMQDGPLELKWDSESEDEESGLAMKNIHMETAIASKDMTDSSSPAETGSGFTDADIVAPSEDILTAQLKFMACLKILTTELRTLSTGYELDGGKLRYQLCHWLEREVAALQSSCGYNADLQGVTEGIVGDSSCDGPVEEMESGTGTAGGFAELQRRRRHWLRQNQPLLRMFLSYCSLHGSHGGGLASVQMELILLLQESQQEDPPKSAAFSLLQPKSSIPLLLACTASAKTVVANPIVHLSNLTHDILHTINALDSPPHPSIINNKIYVMHTLAASLSACIYQCLCDGRSFRQANHFTGTVYQSFLLSQQHPARTVSMDEAVLPNTSPAQWPGILTLVRLLSSAGEETQPGLTVLLCEVLTAVYLSLFVHGLATHSSNELFRIVAHPLNSKLWAAVFGGGARVPIADKRSPFRLPSGDDLDRKSKRFHLRSSRSTSAESPQGPPSPVVEQETSIFKEEFVPPELSIWDYFIAKPFLPPSESRVEYDSEESQGSEGEEEEEDIFDSNALLQEHSNPNSYSWCLMRLAMVQLVLVNLKSFYPMAGHDLLDLPVCSPLCHNVLKTLQRWEQLLQKRLEIFGGPPLKYISTHPLDETPAAGPALLRHKALFEPTNTPFRSSHHSALAVRRLWQYLVKQEEVQETFIRNIFTKKRDPNEVETDLGYPGGKARIIHKESDIITAFAINKANRNCLVIASSHDIQELDVSSILATQILTWVDDEAEAKGSEDFLVIHAREDFGTLQGTTPYTHSSPGTPINMPWLGSMQTGRGASVLIKRNINNVRRMTSHPTLPYYLTGAQDGSVRMFEWGHSQQIICYRSPGNSRVTRIRFNHQGNKFGIVDADGVLSLWQTNMTGNTPKPYLTLQCHNKTAHDFVFVGSSSLIATAGLSSDNRNVCLWDTLVTPVNSLVHAFTCHESGATVLSLASRQQLLISGGRKGWICVMDLRLRSPRQSFQAHDSPIKALAVDPTEDCFISGSAEGNIKIWSLTTQGLLHTFSSEHTRQSLFRNLGTGVMQIESGPANHIFSCGADGTMKMRILPDRYGTGNSNPKNDIKFIM, from the exons ATCGCAGCCTCGTATGGGAAcgttgtgtgtgtctttgaaccCGTTCCTCTTTCGGACCCGAAGGAAAAGACACCACCG AAGCTGAACTATCAGTGGCAGAAAAGCGGACAGTTCATTTTGGATTCTGCTGCGCTCAACCTAGCATGGGACCCCTCAG gtACATATCTTCTGACTGGATCCACTAGTCTCCAGTTGTGGTCCATTGACCGCGCCAGCGTGAATTCTGAAGCAAAGGAGTCCTTGAGTTTTGAAATTCCCCGAAGCTCCTGGAAATGTGTCTGGCAATGCAA GACTGCATCCCCCGTTCATCTGATAAAGTTTTCTCCAGGCGGGGATTTCTTTGCTACAGCTGGGCAG GACGACTGCTTGGTCAAAGTGTGGTACAGCACCAGCCGGTGGCAGTCAGGCGGAGCCACGTTGTTCACGCCCCCAGAGCCGTTTTCACATGGTGAGATGGACTTCTCCTTCATTTACCTGGCCCATCCACGGTCCGTCACTGGTTTCTCCTGGAGGAAGACGAGCAAATACATGCCAAG GGGTTCCGTGTGCAATGTCCTGCTGACCTGTTGCAAGGACAGCGTGTGCCGCCTCTGGGCTGAGACCCTGTTGCCAAGCGATAGCGTGCTGTCACGGCCAACCCGCAGCTATGGCAACAACGCAGGAGTGGAAGCGCATCGATCTGCAGGCATCACCGAAAAGCTGTCCTCCAACATCCAAACGCAGAGCAGGAGCACCCTGGAG TTGAACCTGAAGGACACCTGGAGAGGTCCAGAGAGAAGCCTAGGCCAGCCTGCACACACAGGCTTCCTCCCACACCAGCAAGACCGGCACCAAGCCCATCGGGCCAACATGACTCTACATGCCAATGCGCTCTGCCACTTCCACATTGCGGCCAGCATCAACCCTGCCACAG ACATTCCGCTTCTCCCATCCATCTCTTCTCTGAGCACGGCAGACGATGATGAGTTGGGTGGACCTTTCACCGTGCATTGGCTTAACAACAAGGAGCTTCACCTGACTCTGGCTATGGAAGTCTTCCTGCATCAGCTGCGCAGTACTGTTGAGCAGCAGAGCCAAGAACAGGCCAGCCAGTCAGATGAGG AATTTCGATCTGATGAAGACGAGCTCCCGATTTCCCCTACGAAGGAGAAGAAGGGAAAGGGACAGGGGGCTCTGATGGGCATCCCACTCCCTGCAGCTGCCGTGGACCACCAGATGGCACTCCTGCTGGAGGAATGGAACAAGGGTGCTGACATGCTCTTTAGCATCCACCCCATGGATGGCTCCCTGCTGGTGTGGCACGTGGACTGGCTGGATGAATACCAGCCAGGGATGTTccgtcaggtgcag gtGTCATTTGTGTCTCGGATCCCTGTTGCCTTCCCAACGGGTGACGCCAACTCGCTGAGCCGCAGCGTAGTGATGTATGCCTGCAACAAGAACGTAGATCTGGCCATCCAGCAGGGTCGCCAGCAGGGGCGCCATCGGCCCACCCGTCTCCCCCACTCCTCCTCAGCGCTGATCAGCTCTGGCCACAGCAAGAACTCGGGCCTGCGACTCAGCATCTTCACACCCAACGTGCTAATGATCTCCAAACACGCTGATGGCTCACTGAACCAGTGGGCCGTCAGCTTTGCTGAAGAGTCGGCCTTCTCCACCGTGCTCAGTGTCTCCCACAAGTCGCGCTACTGCGGCCACCGCTTCCACCTCAATGGCCTGGCCTGCCACTCGCTGCTGCCCCTGCTCCTCACCACCTCACACCATAACGCGCTGCGCACTCCTGAGGTGGACCATGCCCAGAACGGCTCCTTCCCTGGCTGCCCCAACAGGTCATCTCTGGAGGCCGTCTCCCAGGACCCCAATGCCATCTACAGCGAGCTCATCCTATGGCGGGTGGACCCTGTGGGGCCGCTCTCCTTCTCAGGGGGTGTCTCTGAGCTGGCTAGGATCAACTCATTACATGCCTCTGCCTTCTCTAATGTGGCCTGGCTGCCCATTCTGATCCCTAGCCACTGCCTGG GTGTGTATGGAAACTCGCCCAGTGCCTGCTTCATAGCTAGCGATGGCCTCTCCCTGCGGCTGTACCAGGCTGTCATTGAAGCCAAAAAACTGCTGAGTGAGCTTTCCAATCCTGAGATATCG aaatatgtTGGCGAAGTGTTCAATATCATCAGTCTACAGTCAACTGCTAGGCCTGGATGTATCATCGCACTAGATGCCATTACAGATTTT CAAGGGAAGAAGACCCAGCTGCTGCACGTGTTTGAAGAGGACCTAATCTTGAGTAATGAGACCCCTGACCCCAGCATCTCAACTTCAGGCCGCATAG CCTCAGGTCAGTCTGGTTTCTCTGCACGGTTCTTCCTGGTGGTGATGGAGTGTACGCAGAGTGGACGAAGCCTGCTACACATGTGGCACCTGCAGCTGGCTGCACAGCAGGTCATCGTGG ATGAACCCCCGGTCTCCTCCAATAGGGATAGCACAAACAGCTCACATTTCAGCTTCTCCCCGGAGAGGCTCAGCACCCTGAAACCTGTGTCTAGCACATCAAACCTGCAGACAGCCTGTCGCCTCCAGCTGGTCTCCCACAGGGTGTACAGTCAGGAGCTGGAGCTACCAGAGGGCGTGGAGGTCATCCAGGTCACCCCCTCGGCAG GGCATCTGAGCTCTTCCTCCTTACAGCCTTCGAGCCGTGCTCCTTACCTACTTGCAACTTCCTGCTCAGACCACAAGGTGAGGTTTTGGCGATGCCGAGTGGAGCTTGGCGACCCAGCGTATGTATGGGAGGAGTGGCCTCTCCTGGTGCAAGCAGGCTTGGACAGCGGCAGTGCCCTTAATGTGCCGGGGCGGCCTCTTCACGTGAGCTGCTGCCATACCGGCCGTGTGGCGGTGGCTTACCGAAGGGATCCTTCCACATCGCTGGGCCTCAGGGACTCTTCAACATTGGTGAGCATCTTTCAGTGTGAGTCTACTGGCGGGTCGCAGTGGCTGCTGGAGCAAACACTGAGCTTGGAGGACACAACTCCAGTGCATCCTGACAAGGTGACAAATAGGCACGGGGTCCCGGTGCTGCACAGTAACCAAGAGATGATCATGCAGACAGAGGTAAGCCCTGAGTCCAACACCAGGAGTCTGGTCCACCTGGACTGGGTCTCCAGGGAGGATGGATCACACATCTTAACAGTGGGCAATGGGTCCAAGCTGCAGATGTATGGACTGCTGTCTGGAAAGCCTCCGGAGCTGGGGCTGAGAGAAGGATGGAGGGAGGGCTCCTCACAGCAGAACTCCTCCCGACTGGTGCTTTTACGTTGCGTGGACTTGGTGTCCTCGGTAGAGGGGGCCCTGCCCATCCCTGTTTCACTGTCCTGGGTGAGGAACGGCATCCTGGTGGTGGGCATGGACTGTGAGATGCACGTCTATTCCCAGTGGCAGCCCCCAGCACTCGCCAAGCCCCCATCGGTGGCAGGTGATGTGGACACAGGTAGTGTGATCTCCCTCATAGCTGCAGTGCGCCAGGGTCCAGAGGAGGCGCAAACTGCCCCACCACCCAGACGGAACCTGACCCGGTCCATGACTAGCCTCGCCCAGAAGCTGAGTGGAAAGAGAACGGCATACGACCTCCCACCGGAGATGGAGGATTGCGGGTTGTTTGAGGCAGCACACCACCTGTTCCCAACCCTCCCACAGTACCATCCTGTGCAGCTAATGGAGCTGATGGACCTGGGCAAGGTACGCCGGGCCAAAGCCATTCTCTCTCACCTGGTCAAGTGCATCGCGGGTGAGATCGTGCCGCTTCAGGACAACTCAACTAGCCAGGAGCGTCGGCTTCGCTCGCTCTCCATCAGTGCAAGCGGCAGCACTGCGCGTGACCCCAAGCTCTTCAACAACACTGAAAACCCCGACTACACTGAGATTGACTCTATCCCACCCCTGCCCCTCTATGCCTTACTGGCAGCTGATGAGGACAGCTCTTCTAAACCTAAGGACAAGGCACCCGTCACCTCTATGGGAAGCACAGCTCGCGGCTCGTCAGAGCAGACTGACACTTACAATGAGCTCTTCCAAGACAACAGTGTGGTGAGCGAACTGGATCCCCTGGACAGTGACCAGGAAGACAGCGGACCCAAAGTAATCGACCTCTCTCAGTACGGTCCCACATTCTTTGGGCCAGAACACACCCAAGTTCTGTCCAGCCATCTCCTGCACTCCAGCTTGCCGGGCTTAACCCGCATGGAGCAGATGTCCCTCATGGCCCTGGCCGACACCATCGCCACCACCAGCACTGACATTGAGGAGAGCCGAGAgaaacacaaag GTGGAGAGACCCTGGATGAATGTGGACTGAAGTTCCTCCTGGCCGTGCGCTTACACACCTTTCTGCTCACATCCTTACCGCCAGCCCACCGCGCACGACTCCTTCGTCAAG GCCTATCCACGTGTCACTTTGCCTGGGCCTTTCACTCCGAAGCTGAGGAGGAGCTCCTCAATATGCTGCCAGCCCTGCAGAAGGGTGAGCCCACCTGGCCGGAGCTGCGGGCCATGGGTGTCGGCTGGTGGCTACGCAGCACCAGCAAGCTGCGCAGGTGCATCGAGAAG GTAGCAAAGGCAACTTTTCAAAGGAACAACGATCCCCTGGATGCAGCCATCTTCTATCTGGCGCTGAAGAAGAAAGCAGTGGTCTGGGGATTATATCG GTCCCAGAAGAACGCCAAGATGACAGCATTCTTCAGCAATGACTTCAACGAGGACAGGTGGAGGAGGGCAGCCTTGAAGAATGCCTTCGCCCTTTTGGGGAAACAGCGGTTCCAGCACTCAGCTGCCTTCTTCTTGCTGGCTGGCTCCCTGAAGGATGCCGTGGAG GTCTGTCTGGAGAAGATGCATGACCTCCAATTGGCACTGGTGATCTCCCGACTCTACGAGTCAGAGTTTGAGGCCTCCTCCACCTACAAGCTCATTCTGCAGAGGCACGTTCTGGGTCGTGAGGCCCCTACTGAGATCCACCAGGACCCTTTCTTGCGCAGTATGGCCCATTGGATTCTGGAAGACTATGGCTTGGCCCTGGACACCCTGCTGGTGCAGCCAAGCCCACAATCTGACATGATCCCAG GTAGCATAGCCATTCTGTCTCCAGGTCACCCTGAGGTCTTCAACTTCTACACCTACCTACGTACACATCCTTTGCTGCTGCGGCGGCACTTCCAGTCCTCTGAGTCAAAGTCATCCTCCAGGGTTGGCCTGAGTGCGGAGGGCAGGCTTGCTGACTCAATCAGCCTGGTGGAACGTAGACTATTTTTCACAGCCGCCTATGCCCATTTTCAGGCTGGCTGCCCTATGCTGGCCCTTGAGGTCCTCTCCAAGATGCCCAAGGTGGTAAGAAAGTCCAAGCTGCCACTGAGCCAGGAGGACCCAGTTGTTTCACCCGGTACCAGAGACTCCCTGCTATCTGCAGATGCCAGGCAGGATCGGGCCTCGGACTTGGACTGGTCCCACCCAGTGGTCAACGGGTACGAGTCAGTCTCAGACGGCCTGTCCAACAGCCAGTCTGACTCGGCACTCAGTTTTGACTGGAGCCAGCCCTCGTTGACTATGCAGGATGGGCCCTTGGAGCTCAAGTGGGACAGCGAGTCGGAGGACGAGGAGTCTGGGCTGGCCATGAAGAACATCCACATGGAGACCGCTATCGCTTCCAAAGACATGACAGATTCCTCTTCGCCAGCGGAAACAGGCAGTGGTTTCACGGACGCTGATATCGTCGCTCCCTCAGAAGACATCCTGACGGCTCAGCTGAAGTTCATGGCTTGCCTAAAAATTCTTACAACTGAATTACGGACGCTGTCAACGGGCTATGAGCTGGACGGCGGCAagctgcgctaccagctgtgtcaCTGGCTGGAACGCGAGGTGGCAGCACTCCAGAGCAGCTGCGGCTATAACGCCGATCTGCAGGGGGTGACAGAGGGAATAGTAGGCGACTCAAGTTGCGACGGGCCAGTGGAGGAAATGGAGAGTGGGACAGGAACAGCAGGCGGATTTGCAGAGCTACAGAGGCGGCGGCGACACTGGCTTCGTCAGAACCAGCCACTGCTGCGCATGTTCCTTAGCTACTGCAGCTTGCACGGCTCGCACGGTGGCGGCCTGGCCTCCGTCCAGATGGAGCTCATCCTGCTCCTGCAGGAGTCACAACAG GAAGATCCACCAAAGTCAGCTGCTTTCAGCCTGCTCCAGCCTAAGTCCTCCATCCCTCTCCTGCTAGCCTGCACAGCCAGCGCCAAGACAGTGGTGGCCAATCCCATCGTGCACCTGAGCAACCTCACCCATGACATCCTGCACACAATCAATGCCCTGgactcacccccccaccccagcatcATCAACAACAAG ATCTACGTGATGCACACCCTAGCAGCATCTTTGTCCGCTTGCATTTACCAGTGTTTGTGTGATGGGCGCAGCTTCAG ACAAGCCAACCATTTCACCGGGACCGTGTACCAGAGCTTCCTGCTCTCCCAGCAGCACCCGGCACGAACCGTGAGCATGGACGAGGCCGTCCTTCCGAACACGTCCCCAGCACAGTGGCCAG GTATATTGACACTGGTGCGACTGCTGAGCTCGGCGGGGGAGGAGACGCAGCCGGGCCTCACAGTCCTGCTGTGCGAGGTGCTCACAGCCGTGTACCTCAGCCTGTTTGTGCACGGCCTTGCCACGCACTCCAGCAACGAGCTCTTCCGCATCGTGGCCCACCCACTCAACAGCAAGTTGTGGGCCGCTGTATTCGGGGGCGGAGCCCGTGTGCCCATTGCAGACAAGCGCAGCCCCTTCAGGCTGCCATCTG GCGACGACTTGGACAGGAAGTCCAAGCGCTTCCACTTGCGTTCATCGAGGAGCACCTCCGCAGAGAGTCCCCAGGGTCCCCCAAGCCCTGTTGTGGAGCAGGAGACCTCCATCTTCAAGGAGGAATTTGTGCCCCCTGAGCTCAGCATCTGGGATTACTTCATTGCAAAG CCGTTCCTTCCGCCCTCCGAGAGCAGGGTAGAGTATGATTCTGAGGAGAGTCAGGGCAGTGaaggtgaggaagaggaagaagataTTTTTGATTCCAATGCTCTGCTTCAAGAACATTCCAACCCCAACTCATACAG CTGGTGTCTAATGCGATTGGCCATGGTGCAGTTGGTGTTGGTCAACCTGAAGTCCTTCTACCCCATGGCAGGTCACGACCTTTTAG ACCTGCCAGTATGCtccccactgtgccacaacGTGCTCAAGACTCTCCAACGTTGGGAACAGTTGCTGCAGAAGAGGCTAGAGATCTTTGGTGGCCCACCACTTAAGTACATCTCGACACACCCTCTGGATGAAACTCCAGCAGCGGGTCCTGCCCTCCTCCGCCACAAAGCCCTTTTTGAGCCAACTAACACCCCATTCAG GTCAAGTCACCATTCGGCACTGGCAGTCCGGAGGCTGTGGCAGTATTTGGTCAagcaggaggaggtgcaggagACGTTCATCCGCAACATATTCACCAAGAAGCGGGATCCGAACGAG GTGGAGACTGATCTGGGATACCCTGGGGGCAAGGCTAGAATTATCCACAAAGAGTCCGACATCATCACGGCCTTTGCAATCAACAAG GCTAACCGCAACTGCCTGGTGATTGCCTCGAGTCATGACATCCAGGAGCTGGATGTGTCCTCCATTCTGGCTACCCAGATACTCACTTGGGTGGATGATGAAGCTGAGGCAAAAGG AAGTGAGGACTTCCTGGTTATCCACGCTCGGGAGGACTTTGGTACCCTGCAAGGCACCACCCCATACACTCACAGCAGCCCCGGCACCCCCATCAACATGCCCTGGCTGGGCAGCATGCAGACGGGCCGCGGAGCCTCTGTG CTgataaaaagaaacataaacaaTGTGAGACGGATGACCTCCCATCCAACCTTACCATACT ATCTCACAGGTGCCCAGGATGGCAGCGTGCGGATGTTCGAATGGGGTCATTCTCAGCAGATCATCTGCTACCGGAGTCCAGGCAACTCCAGGGTCACACGCATCAGGTTCAATCACCAAGGAAACAAA TTCGGCATTGTAGACGCAGATGGAGTCCTCAGCTTGTGGCAGACCAACATGACAGGGAACACACCTAAACCATATCTG ACCCTGCAGTGCCACAACAAGACGGCTCATGATTTTGTCTTTGTGGGTTCTTCATCCCTGATTGCTACTGCTGGACTCTCCTCGGACAACAG AAACGTGTGCCTTTGGGATACCCTGGTCACACCTGTCAACAGCCTGGTTCACG ccttcaCCTGCCATGAGTCGGGGGCCACCGTTTTGTCTCTGGCCTCCAGGCAGCAGCTGCTGATCTCAGGAGGCCGGAAGGGTTGGATCTGCGTGATGGACCTGCGGCTGCGCAGCCCCCGGCAGAGCTTCCAGGCTCACGACTCGCCCATCAAGGCACTGGCGGTGGACCCCACGGAGGACTGCTTCATCAGCGGCTCTGCAGAGGGCAACATCAAG ATCTGGAGCCTGACCACCCAGGGCCTGCTGCACACTTTCTCCAGCGAACATACTCGGCAGTCCCTCTTCCGGAACCTGGGCACGGGCGTGATGCAGATAGAGTCCGGTCCTGCTAACCACATCTTCTCCTGCGGTGCCGATGGCACCATGAAGATGCGCATCCTCCCTGACCGTTATGGCACTGGCAACAGCAACCCAAAGAACGATATTAAGTTCATTATGTAG